Proteins from a genomic interval of Dendropsophus ebraccatus isolate aDenEbr1 chromosome 6, aDenEbr1.pat, whole genome shotgun sequence:
- the LOC138795132 gene encoding uncharacterized protein, producing MILDTAKVLGSSVSHLQEVSLGLIGSQEETQVSRACLEIQVEYSTNLKMITQALQGGIVPLGLLKNLPERYGFSLRHMELWVNKWNGCDEEVCIGTSLIPITGNEQSLIPVTVLGIPVSDTQVILYHLQYTQFVVEGDDLVQLDLSSCLHFDSKIICLMGQDKVIHHSCYHNQTSCQARIEMVTSINDLVTQVELRKICFQVMLEEEVVTAFFSTCIHRETLSRGLYCMEGDVKAIEIQGEKISVTSIPTEHLRALPIQLNLTQVNQFPWQQWTEEIKKDKGLLEVLQKQLQNADITFQHQQGQLEQILHEWDQMSGYSWWKNLKKSVNMWSKTSVNSAAGNILSNPIVIISILVLLCIIYQIFLMYRMKKLYSKVKLEVNKGDNMIREMVKRIQNTKSVNNLEQVIPQAKQNNTIHDKV from the coding sequence ATGATTCTAGATACAGCCAAAGTATTGGGATCCTCAGTGTCTCATCTTCAGGAGGTTTCCCTTGGATTAATAGGAAGTCAAGAAGAGACACAAGTCTCCAGGGCTTGTCTAGAGATCCAAGTGGAGTACTCAACTAACCTAAAGATGATCACTCAGGCTTTGCAAGGTGGCATAGTACCTTTAGGTCTATTGAAAAATTTACCCGAACGTTATGGCTTCAGCTTAAGACACATGGAGTTATGGGTAAATAAGTGGAACGGCTGTGATGAAGAGGTTTGTATTGGCACCTCATTAATACCAATAACTGGGAACGAACAGTCACTCATTCCTGTCACAGTATTAGGTATTCCTGTTAGTGATACACAGGTCATTCTCTATCActtacaatacacacagtttgtggTTGAGGGGGATGATTTGGTACAATTAGACTTATCATCATGTCTGCACTTTGATTCTAAGATCATTTGTTTAATGGGTCAAGACAAGGTTATCCATCATTCTTGCTATCACAATCAGACATCATGCCAGGCAAGAATTGAGATGGTGACATCTATCAATGATCTTGTAActcaggtagaattaaggaaaatCTGTTTCCAGGTGATGTTGGAGGAGGAAGTGGTAACAGCATTTTTTAGCACTTGTATCCATAGAGAGACTTTATCTAGAGGATTATATTGTATGGAAGGCGATGTAAAAGCCATAGAGATACAGGGGGAAAAGATCAGTGTAACGTCTatccctacagaacatctcaggGCGTTACCGATACAACTAAATCTTACTCAGGTAAATCAGTTCCCTTGGCAGCAATGGACTGAGGAGATAAAGAAGGATAAAGGGCTATTGGAAGTGTTACAGAAACAATTACAGAATGCTGATATTACTTTCCAACACCAACAGGGCCAATTGGAACAAATCCTACATGAATGGGATCAGATGTCAGGGTATAGTTGGTGGAAAAACTTAAAGAAATCTGTAAATATGTGGTCGAAAACTTCTGTGAATTCTGCTGCAGGAAACATATTATCTAATCCTATTGTTATTATTTCTATTcttgtattattatgtattatttatcaaatattcctgatgtatagaatgaaaaaattgtatagcAAGGTAAAATTAGAGGTAAACAAAGGAGACAATATGATAAGAGAAATGGTGAAGAGAATACAAAATACTAAGTCTGTAAACAATTTGGAACAAGTTATACCACAAGCCAAGCAAAATAATACGATCCATGACAAAGTGTGA